From the genome of Oryza glaberrima chromosome 1, OglaRS2, whole genome shotgun sequence:
gacgattaaaaggagggacgtcaggcatGCCGTAaagcaaacaagtaaggcggttgccgggacttctagaaagtaaaaaaaaaaccattgataatcatattcgatttttaaaatctcagtgacaataaaaaggagaagcagcgggcggggtgtataagagtatagttgcagagccgccgacggttgatgggacttctagaaaataaaaaaaatgaattccaacgatagttatgttcgatttttagaatcacagtgacaataaagagtaggcagcagacgggctgtagaggggcatagtggcatcgtttgatgggacttctaaaaattataaaaaataaaactacaagtcctatttttaaaggttcagaagttttaaaaagtaaaaaaacaatgataatcatgttcgattttaaaatctcaatgacaataaagaagggaggcagtgggcgagccgtagaggagtacaatggcaaagctgCTGATGGTTTGGCaggacttttagaaagtaaaaatgaacccaaatgataattatctttgatttttaaaacctcaatgacaataaatagaagagacagtggacaggccgtagagaagtataatgTCAATGTtcgacgggacatctagaaattataaaaacgaaacccaatgtgacaataaactataaaaactataaaatccaattttaaaaggttccaagaagaatgaatagaaatagtaatagatcgagtaagcaaataaagaaggagatgacataaggggtagcaactggtgtgacttttaaaaactatataattagaaacacgaggatgataaggtttggtctttcaaagtcttaaggcaatgagatagctatttaataaattttaagtaaaatcatactaaaagaatatatgattttgtttaggtgctagccacgcaattgcgcgggctaACCAGCTAGTTTTTCTGAATAGGGAGTTGTGGTAGAGGATCTCGTTCCTCCTCTTTAATTTAGTGCATTTGCTGGTAATTTGTCTGCAATTTATAAGTCACACCTATCTATGCATCATTTAATCATTACCCTAATTACGCATTTAACATTGTAGACCACATTAAAAAACCTATGCATGTTTGTGAGAATTGAGAGTTCaaactaaatataaatataagttaGTTTttattaattccaaatttcactTATTGAACATGAAAAAACTACAACTAACATTCCTAACCAAGTACATATTTATTAAATCATGATAATCTCCTTTAGTATTTTCAAATATCAGTAACAAGCCGTGCACCCACGTATGGGTTACCAACAAGTATAAAGAAAGTAAACAACTTTCCTTTCTTTCCTACGATACAACAAAGTTACAAACTAGACCTTGCCCCTCCCTTGCGTCACTCAAAGGAGACAACCAAACCCTAGCAGCTGAtgtctccctcctccccgcttTACTACCACTTGAGCTAGTCGCCGGAAGCCCAAGCGGCCAACTAGGACGGTGACGGCAGGCCACAATACCAGATTAGGCAGATAAGTGGCAGGATTTGAGCAGCAATGTGACTATGCATGGTCGATTCATGGCGTGTCCCCCTGTGGGGCTGCTATTTTAAGGAACCTTTAGGCCAATTGTTtattgtttagttcctaaaaagtttttcccaaaaacatcacatcgaatctttggacatatgcatggagcattaaatatatataaaaataaaaactaattgcacaatttgcatgaaaatcgcgagacaaatcttttgagcctaattagtccataattagccataagtgctacagtaacccatatgtgctaatgacggattaattaggcttaataaattcgtctcgcggtttccaggcgagttatgaaattagttttttcattcgtgtccgaaaaccccttccgacatatGGTcatcgatgtgacacccaaaaaatttcttttcgcgaactaaaagACCTAGTGTAGTGGCAGCCGGCCGTAGTGGCGTAGTGGTGTTTGTTTGTTGAGAAGCTTGGTGGGGCTTTTGTTTAGATGATGTCCTTTTTTTATGTAACTCATtcggatttttattttgtttagtgAAATATAATTGGCATCTGTTCTGGTGGTTAggtttcctttaaaaaaaacaaagttacttctccgtcttaaaatataagcacatCTAAAATTTGTCATGTACATCAAAGAGATAAGTGAAGTCAAATAGGGATGCATAGTACTATGTACAGAAATTAAATGAGATATGATTGTAATCGTTTGAAATGAGATAGTAGATGAAAAAGTAGTTGTATtgtatttttaagataaaatttaaatactaGAAAAGGCCTTTTTTGTGACAGAATTGAGTTATACGACAAATGGATGTGGCCATGTGCCATTAAGGACAAGATCGACGGTGCACGTAGGGTATAACTCTCGGGCCGTGTGGGCAACCGAATTAAGTTACCGTGTATATAGTTAGAAATATAGTGTTTtagagacggaggtagtagtactgTGGAGTGTATACCGTCTGTATTAATTTGTGACCTTGGATAAAAAACTTTTCCAGCTAGCAGTAAAAAGAAATTGCTCACGAAATAGTAATGAGAAAATCTAAGAATTGCATCAACAAGCATTCCAATTGAAAAAATATCATTGGTGTTCAGGAAATGTCATCGTACAAGTGCCTTTGTTTAAGAAATGTCATCGTTAGGTTTCCGTTAGTAGCCCTCCgttaaatgatataaaaaggCATTTTACCCTTAAGAATAGTTGAAAGATGAATAAAACATTTACTCTTTCAGTCAACTTAAAATAATTTAGTGTAAAAAGCAAACTACAAATATTACTGTAAGCGAACGAAAAGAGCAAAAATTTTAATCAACTTTTAACAATTCGTAGGGGTAAAATGATCTTTTATACCGCTTAACGGAAGGATGCAAATGGAAACCTAACATAGATAGTATTTCTGGAACAAAGACATTTGTATGACGACATTTGTAAGAAATTGTGTTCGTTGATGTTATTTTTTGATTGGGACGTTTATCAATggtattttttggattttttttcaatagtaaTCCAGATCAGCCGATCCCACGTCCTGGTTCTTGTCTTTGCCTTCCACGCAAACAGGGAGTACAATTGTACAGTATTCAGAATTTCAGGTTTGTCTTGGCACATGCACGTACGGGCCCGTGCAAGAGTCCTATTGTACTCTAGTACTGTTAGTACGTACGCTAGTACGCGCCGATCTTTCTGCGTTTTCTGCATTGTGGTCTGATGCTTGATGTGTTGGATCTTGGATGTCAATTCGTTCAGATGGTCAGTGCAAGATAGAAatcgttttccttttcttcatcAGATAGTGTGCACTGTGCAGTGTGCTACAATGCCACTAATCGATGGGCTTTGATCTCTTAAAACAAGTCTATTGGCTTGAAAAGGTCTATATCATACATCTGTCAGACTTCAAAGCCATAGAGACAATTATGGGCTTGACAAGGTGGGCCGCATTCTTGTGCACGAGCTTGTTTGGGGGCTAAACTCAAACGATGGCTCCGTTGGAATTAGAATAAGTCTAACAGGATATTATGTTTCCACCATCTTAAAATCGGCTCTTTTGGTGGTTTTGGAAGCAGTGTCTGCTAACATAGCACGTTATCCGCGATTGACTCTTGAGTTagaaagtggggcccacatgtcagcctctttATTATCTCATCTTCTTTCTCAGCCTCCCATAGTCAACCTGTCACATCAGCAGAAACCATTTTCTAAACCACTAGAGGAGTCAGTTGCACTAGTTTTTAAACGTGGGAGAGGCGTTATATCTAGTTTTGCGGTTAAAGAATGCAATGTAATTAGAAGCCAGAAGTGaaggaggtaaaatagacttaggTCATAACTTGGGCCAGTTTCTTACCTTTCGGACGAAACATGCACTCCATGGTGTTCCAAAATGTTCCCCCTATTCATGTTTGAGGGCATTTTGATAACATTTTAGcttaaacaaaactaattttgaaaCACGCAAAAAATCTGTGAGACTTTCACAGAAATCTCATACTATCAAACAACTCGATTCCTATCGAAACAGTAAGCATTAACGGGTAGTCGCGTACGACAGCCGAATATTCCTACATGTCCAAACGCATCGCCGACTTCGGACTTCGTTGCGCGCTGTTTCCAGTTCGAGCTGCATGTGCCCACCTCCCCCCGGCAACCGAGAGTAACATGAATAAGACGAAGACCATTCCTGCTCTCCCATTCCAGGTCGGCAAGCAGCAGTGTTTCTTCAGCGCCATGGGTTGTTGTTTCCTGGAAAGCCTTGAAACAGAGCAGCCAGGCTACTTCAGAGCCCTTCAGTAGTTCAGTACAAAAGGTGTATACAGTAGCCTATCAGGAAATATTACAGAGCCCAGACAAACTACATTATAGCTAGTATTTACTAcagaaattatattttattttttttcctaattacaTGGAGTTTTAGTGGATTATCTGCCGATGAGTCTGGGCAGCTGTCCGGGGTCGCCGGGAGGTAGATCCAGCGTATGTAACTCAGGGGCGGAGGTAGGCCTAGGGCAGCTAGGGCTTGAGCCCTAGGCCTGCCTCCAAAATTTTGCTTAAATTTTGTTGATTCACTATGTAATTTTTTCAGAAAAGTAATCCTCCATTAGTCGAGCCCTACCTTAGCCCTAGTATTATATAATTTCTGGCTCCACCACTGATGTAACTGCCATGTAGCAGCGTTTTTTTTCTCTAGGGCCAAAATTTACACCACAAACAAGAGCAGACTATCCATTGATGGGGCATCTGCGCCACCCAGGGTTCTggattttttgaattttttttcttacaaatagATCCTCAGTGTTAGTATCATTGCCACCGCCGCTGAGAGGGACGAGGATGTCGGCACTAGTGTCGTTGGTGTCAAATACGTTGGACCTCGACGTCATTACCGCCAAGAAAAAGATCTATTTCTGAAACAAGTTTTTCTTGGagttttatttgtaaaatattttttaaaaaaaaactaaactgtAAAAAATCCGACCCGGTGGTTTCTCCAAAATGTTTCTCCCTCTTGGGCAAGCTGACGACGAGAACCAGCGAAGCCAGAGTCCAAAACCAACCTATAATTACTCATGCGAATGCCCAAGCCCAAGGATAATGTATAGTCGTAGTGGTACTAACACCAGGCACGTACGCTAAACCTAACCCGTTTTTGCCAGAGTTAACTTGTACCGGCCGATACGGGCGCAGCACGCACATGCACATGCCGCAGACGAACATGCCTATCCCTTGCAGCAAAAGCAAGGCACCTCCCTCCCGGTGACCCCTCTCCTTGTTCACCATTTAAAATCTCGCGATGAAACAGCAAGGAATGTGATGCTTTGGTTGCATGTTTGGTGTCGACCTGCGAATTGCATGCATGTGACTGACGCCGGTGTTACCCTGTACTGCTTGATTGTAAAGTATGCATCACACACCCACAGTCcaattgagagagagagagaaaaaaatggttaGATACTACAGTAACGTGTAGATGAACTTTACATGCGAGCTTCGTAACAGTTGGCAATAACGAAAGTTGGCGAGAGGAAAGAAGGATtaaagggaagagagagagagagactgatgGATAGCTGTAAATACATACAGTGGATCATACAGGAAAAATGAAGGAACATTACATTTGATTTTATCAgatacaaaaaagaaaaagagaaaaaaaaaaccagccaAACAAAACACTTGACCTCACCCAATCTGAATTACAATTCTTAGCTACAACCTTCGCCCAAAATGCCGGAATAAAATTACAAATCAGGGAAGTAGAGAAGAatcaggagcagcagcagcagcagcagcagaggatGCACAAGAATGAACAAAAGCAACCCGAATGAACAAATCATGTTACATTACACCCCAAAGAATGCAAAACCCAAATTAACAATGCACCAATCCTAACACGGCGCCGGCCCACCCCCGCGGCAACGCTCGTGGTTGTCGCGACGGGCCGGCGCCACCTCGCTAGAGGTCTAGAGAGCGTCCGGATCTCGGCCGATCACGAGTGCGGGcatggcgcggccgcggcggcccccTCGCTGCCGATCAGGTCGGCATTGTCGCGGCCGCGGACCGGGGCCGCGTCCGCCGGTTGGGATTCCGCGTTCTTGAGGCTTTGCTGGTGGTAGATTTGCCGCAGCCTCTCTATCTCCTTCTTCAGTGCCTCCTGATGAGCTGAGCAGAGCAGAGAAGAGAGAATTCAGAACGAGTGTTAGTTTAGCTGTGGAATTTTGGTTGCGTGCTGTCGCCGAATTGAATTCGGACAGCGACATTGTGAGAACGATATATAGTAGCATAATTGAGGTGGCAAATGGCGGTCACCATCTTTGAAGATCTTGTCCTGCGCGAGGGCGGCGATGCGCTGCTTGAGGTGGCTGTTGCCCAGCGTCAGCAGCGAGCGCTGGTGGTCGAGGAACGCGACGCGCGGTGACAACGCCGACACCTCCGTCTGCTcgggagaaagaaaaaaaagagcaaacgGTTGGAGGTCAAAttcacggcgcgcgcgcgcatgcggTGCTCGGCGAAATTACGGGCACGAAATGCGTAATTCGGCACGCACCTGGAGCGACGTGACGCTGCGCTCCAGCTCCGAGATGTACTGCAGCTTCCGCACGCGCGACCGCTGCGCGGACTGCCGGTTCGCCAAGATCCTGCGGTTGAGGGGATCGCCAAGAACGATGAGGGAAAATTGGGGAATTCTGCGTTCGCAAGCTGTGCATTGCCGGAATTGTAGTACCTCTTGACGCGCTTGGGATCGACGGTGGCGGGGGAGGCCGGCTGCCCGGGCGTGGCGCCGTCGCACTCGCTCTGCGCCTCATCTGTCTCGCCCTTGTCTTGCTTCTCGTCATTCATGCTGTTGTGgtccgacggcgacgacgcgctcgccgcgggCGCGGCAGGCTGTTGCTGCGGTGGAGGCGGCTGCAGGTCGTCGGAGAACATGGACATGAGCTGGTCGTCGTCGAGGCGGTCGAAGTCGTGCGCCCCGACGCCGGCATTGTCGTCGGAAACGGGGTCGAGGAAGGCCACGGAGTCGCTCACAGAGCGACGGTGCGCGCCGCGCTTGGCCGCCGAGAAGTCGAGGAACTCGTCGACCCAGGAcggctgatgctgctgctgctgctgctgcgccccgccgttcgccggcgccggcggcgggagcgggaagggcggcaatggcgccgcGAGGAACGCCCCCATGGAGGGGCTGCGCTGGTGATGGTGGCCGTGGGCAGCATGGTGATGGTGCCCGCCCCCGAACTCCGGCCAAGCTGTCGCCATGGTTGGGATCTTGGGCGGCAGCTGCGCCATGGCCGGGGAGGGAGCCTGGCCCGGAATCAACGCAAATGCGCGCCCGCGATCGATGGCGCGACGCCCGAAACCTTCCCCGTCGCCGAGCGCCCGTATCCTAATGTAGCGCGGCGCGGGTGCCGGAGATTGTGCGGCCCTGTTTTAGCTCGCGTGTTTGTtggtgccgccaccgccgccgccgccgctgctgcgaaAACAACGGCGAGCGCTAAATCGGGCAATGGGAATGATAGGGacagggaggggagagagaaataATAGAGATGGGAGTAGGGAGGTCACATGACAAGGGGAGAGAAACAGCTAGCAACAGCTGGTGGTTATAGCaggtgaagaagaaggagaagaggtgACACTCCTCTCTGCTGCCCTGCATGGTTTATGCCTACAGCGCTGATCCGTGGACCTCCCTCTCACTGAAGTTCATTTTGACAGCTTAGCACAATAAACTAAAcattagtagtagtactgtGATGTACaatacaaaatgaactagagggGCTTAAACTTCTCGTTGTGAAAAATAAAGgaagcacaaaaaaaaattactacaaaCATATCgacaaatttttgaaaaaaataagtcGGTAGGACATAGCTTACTATTCCTAAGTTTTATAAGGTCTTCCTAAATTAAATTGATCATCTAATATGTGTGTATTTGTTTATTCGCGCATAAATAAATGGTATTATTGTATACATGTTCGTTAATTTATCTGTGCATGAG
Proteins encoded in this window:
- the LOC127766325 gene encoding basic leucine zipper 2-like, which produces MAQLPPKIPTMATAWPEFGGGHHHHAAHGHHHQRSPSMGAFLAAPLPPFPLPPPAPANGGAQQQQQQHQPSWVDEFLDFSAAKRGAHRRSVSDSVAFLDPVSDDNAGVGAHDFDRLDDDQLMSMFSDDLQPPPPQQQPAAPAASASSPSDHNSMNDEKQDKGETDEAQSECDGATPGQPASPATVDPKRVKRILANRQSAQRSRVRKLQYISELERSVTSLQTEVSALSPRVAFLDHQRSLLTLGNSHLKQRIAALAQDKIFKDAHQEALKKEIERLRQIYHQQSLKNAESQPADAAPVRGRDNADLIGSEGAAAAAPCPHS